The nucleotide window GTAAGACTTTAAACTTAGTTACTTACTCACTACAATTAccaataatttgtaataaaaacgcaataacaaaaattcttatcaaattgaataacattattttgttttttttttcaggagtTGTTTTCTCAACTTCAATTCTCGACCGAAACAGCTTTGCCTCCTGATACGTTACGCAGGGCGTTAGCGGAAAGTTTCTTCGATCAAAATAGATTTCAGTTGGGGTTTATGGACGATGCAGCTGAGTGCTTCGAAAATATGCTTTTACGCATCCATATGCACATAGCACAAGGCGAAGCCGAGGATATGTGTAATGCAAGACATTGTATCCCACATCAGAAGTTTGCCATGACTTTAGTGGAACAAAGCGTTTGTGCAGCTTGCGGTGCCACCTCAGAACCACTATCTTACACACAAGTAAGTTATACTTCAATTATTTAGAATGGAAATATATCTTAGTTAGAATTatagaaaaactattaacattttatatatttgttaaatcTCCTATTCTGAAAAGAAACTTAACACATTACTTAATAAGTCGTGTGGCTAACTAtgacattttttccaaaaatcaattgtaatctccttcaagagcaacaCAATATTTCTAACGCTTCTCTAACTGATCGAAGTCGTGATTGTAGAAggatttatatttttcctcaaaataggctttaGTTTCAGCAATTGtatcttcatttgagctgaattccTTATCGGCTAGGATTTTTTAAGAACAGTGAATagtcagtagtcactgggggccagatcttgACTATACGACGGATGAGgtagcaattcgaagtgtaatcgGTGGTTATTTATtagacatatgaggccgttttttgatttttgcaaTGCATTgcatccaacaactctatgtagtattcgctattgattatATCTCCCTTTTGGTGGATGAACAATATtaaagccataaccttcccagctttTGGTTTGATTTCAATGTCAATTACGTCAAGTGTTAATGTTTTTCAATGtacaattaatattatttcatttatttcagatGGTTCATTATGTCTCGACGTCAACCTTAGTGTACCAGGTACGTGCAAATGGAGGAAGGGGTAATTCTGAGCCATTTGGACAACTTTTAAGAAAAGCAGGCAATATGGGAGATGTCAGAACTTGTCCAGTAAGTTCTATATTTCTCTTCAATTACAATTCGTTGTCTCATTGATTGAAAACTCTTTAAATACATAGCGTTAAAGagcattttttgttaaatacatgatctaaaggaaaataataaaaccacaGATGGCACCATAATGCAAATACTTTATGAAGTTTCAAATCagtttgttgtttatttgtaaTGTTTCACTTTAGAATGTTGTCTATTTGTATCAGTAACCTTTCTATTTATTCTTTCTGATaccattttttctatatttttgaatatattgttcATTGCctgaattaacaaaaaataaagaatgatTCATCAGATTCTTACCCAACTGacacattaaatatttattggtcAAACTAGATCTATTAGCTACTGTAgggaaacttatttttaaataaaacgtcACTAACAGCCAACatctaataataactaataTGAAACTCAtccaaaattgatatttggCAACCACGCTTCTATACCCCGAATACCAAGCAAGAGAATTAGAAACAGATCGAGGATGTTGCATAGAAGATGGCCGAAATTTCGAGTCCCATTAGCTAAAATTAAATTCTTGTACGTGTGAAGTAATTTCATCATTACAATATTGAGACAACTTTTATGCCATAATTTACTTCATTGCTAATGGCAAAGGGTACAGAGTGTCAAACATAAGGTGACCcatatagttttttcaaaacctgtaagagttatcaaaaaacttCAGATTATTGACTTTTGGATTATAAACGGTGTCCCAATTCTTCAGTATAGAcatcaactttggaattttaaatggaacaccctatatgTACACCTGATACATGGTAAAGCCCAtataattattcttaaatttgtATTGTGACACCTTTGTGGTAAATTCCACTCAATcatcatgatttttttaaatattcaacttCATAGCAGTGGACACAATTTTATCCTACCTCGCGTTTaactattcaaaataaaagtttttcctattttcttctttacatctttacttttatttacaGAGTGCTTGTGGAGCCGTCATCCAAATAGGTCGTACATTAATGAATCGCCCCGAAATAGTATCAATTGGTCTAGTATGGAACTCCGAAAGACCAACGCTAGAACATATAATGGAAGTATTTTCAACAATTGGAACCTCCTTAAGACTTGGAGACGTTTTTAATACAGTAGTCGATAGTCGATGGGCGGACGTATCAGTTCATAATTTAGTTGGTGTCGTAACGTATTATGGTAAACATTACTCGACATTTTTCTTCCACACCAAACTCAGAGTATGGATTTATTTCGACGATGCAACTGTCCGAGAAGTTGGACCAAGATGGGAGCAGGTTGTTGAGAAATGCCGAAAAGGAAGGTAAGAAACTagtttaaatattcataattattttttattcttattaaatttatatttttaaaaatataatcttttttttagGTATCAACCCCTCCTGCTTCTTTATGCCCTACCGGATGGAACGCCAGTTAATACAGAAAACGCTCCAAAGCAAATAACTCCAATGCAAAACGATAAAGTGAATAAGAAACCACCACAATCTCTGATTCGCAGATCAGTTACACCAAGTCCTGAGAAACCGGTGATAGGAACAACTAGACGTGCCATAACACCTAATCCAGACGGTTCATCTATAAATCAGAAACCTCCATTACCTAGACCATATAATGACTATCAAAATTTGGCTgttattcagaataatatttcCCAACATCAAGATGTTGATGTAGTTGATggatgtataaacaaaaaagatcCTGAATATGTTAGTAGGAAAACCTTGGATTTTGGAAAACCTCAGATACATAGAACATTGAGTAATGGATCTTCATCTGGCATGGAAGGTATCAACATTCCAGACCATTTGAATGTACCAAGAAGACGTGACAGTGGTAATTGGAGTGGAGATAGAAACAGTGCTTCATCATCTTCTTCAACTACAATGGAAAATCCTTATCTATATCTTGTTGGTAAAGTTCCCAGTAATGGAGGCAGCGTTCCAGGAAGCCCTACTAGAACTAAAACTGATTACTCCAGTAGTAGTAGCGGAATATATGATGCTGGATACGATTCATATTCTCTATCGTCAAACGACAGTTCAACTGTGACTACATTACAACATCTAATGAAAATGGGACATTTAGCTAAAATTCCTGAAGATTACAACAATATGAGTTTAAATCAAAACTCTCCCAGTTGCGATGTTCTTTGCGACGAAGCCGATGAACTTTTAATAAAATCCCGACAATTAGAAGATGAACACGATCTTGTTTTAGCTTTAGCTCTTTGCAACGCTGCCGCTACAAAAGCTAGAGCCGCTATGAATGCTCCGTACAATAATCCCCAAACGTTAACATTAGCTAGAATGAAGCATAATACTTGTATAATGAGAGCCAGGAGTCTTCACAGAAGAATGACACAAGTGCCTAACCCCACTAGCAAAGATGCACAACCAGAAATAAGACACACTAGAGAGGGCAGCAGCAGTAGTGGAAGACATTCAAGACAAAATTCTAGAGATAAAAGTAATCATTCTAGACAAAACagcaaagaaatattgattcctgaaaaggaaaaaactcAATCAACAAAGAGTATTGAAATATACGCTACTTTACCCAAAAAGAAAGATGCTTTAAAAGCTAAGTTATCTAACACAAGTGTGGAGGATGAAGAGTATATGCTATATGATAAACCACCTGTAAGGGAGTCCAGattcatattttcaagaaataaaaataaagatcaaaAAGGGAAAGAAAAAAGATCACGCAGTGAAGATAGAAATAAGCTTTCTAGAGGAGATTTTTCTATTGCTCCAGAAATCGTCACTGGAAAGGATACATTGAAGAAAGCCAAggaaaaggaagaaaaagagaaagataAAGATGGTAAATCTAAGAAGCAACATAAAATTCGACGAAAATTATTAATGGGTGGATTGATCAAACGCAAAAACAGAAGTATGCCAGACCTGACTGATACAAATTCTGTAGAAGACAATTCTGTCAAACCTGCAACTGTCACAGTAGATGATAGTAGTCTATGTTtaaaaggtgaatattttttctatattttattcttttttttagacacaaacaaaaattacttcaaTTCCAAAATTATCTGCTCAATCTAATACAAGTTTAATGTTATTTATCAAAAGTTGTactaataaaaatcatatatcaacaagaaaatgtattttgtttCAGGTTCGCTAGAAAATCCTCCTAGTATAAATGGTTACTTGTCTGAAGGTCATTTAGAATTTACTGGAAATAATCCAAATCCTAATTTAGAAAGAAGCAAGTTGATGAGAAAGAGTTTTCATGGAAGTGCCGGTAAAATTCTAACAATGGCAAAAGTACCACCTCCTCCTCCTCTCAGAACTACTTCACAGCTTAGTACATCTAAGTTGAACGGATCAGAAGTTGGTGAAGAGAATCAACAACCTCAAAACAGGTACTACCAACAAGACTATAGATATCAAGCTCCCGTATCATTACCATATTATAAAGATGAATCGTTTAGTGATGAAAGCTTTTCTACTAGTTGCAACACGGTTATTACCACTGCCGACGTTCACCACGAAGGAAACTCGATGAATTCCAGTGGCATAGACGAAGTCGACTGTCTCCCAGCCACTCATACTACAGTACAAACTTTTGATCTACCACCTTATCCAAGTCCAATGGGTTCTGTGGTTCATTCTAGACAGGCAAGTGAAGAATTTCCACCACCACCTTCTCCTCTCGATTTATCAGCATTAGATGAACATCTACAGCAAATTGCACAACCGAGTACTTTACTAATGCAACTGCAAAATAAACGGCAACAGATTCTCTCACAGGAATCTGATATACACAAAATAAGTATTGCTCCAAAATCTTCAGGTGAAACGTGGTTAAAAGAATTACAAGCTAAACAAGCAGctctaagaaataaaagaaatcaaGCAGATACTATTAATGAAGGCACAGATGTAGTTAATACTCAGAGATATCCTCAAGGGGATAACAAACAATCTGTAAAAGATTTAGCATCTCGATTTGAAGTCCAAGAGTTGAAGCAAACTTTGAAACATGACCCTGTTAAAAACGACAACAATGGCGttctttcaatgaaaaaaagGGAAGAATTAGAAACTATAGCACCTGAACAAATAGCAGAAGAATTGAGGGAAGTAGAAATGCTAAATGCAGTTGTCCACAAGACATTAAATCAGACTTCTGATATTAGTATAAATGATGATAGTAGAAGAAGATTGCCGAAGAAAAAGAGTGTGTCATTCTGTGATCAAGTAATACTTGTAGCAACAGCTGATGAACAAGAAGATGACAGTTTTATTCCGAACCCTATTTTAGAGAGAGTTTTAAGAACAGCAATGAATAAACCAGAAACTGCTGCCATAAGACAAGAAATAATGTCACTAAAAGAAAACgaaactaaaaaagaagaagctgCATCACAAAATCAACCAATGTATGTTAAAAGAGCAGATGTCGCGAAGCAAGTACCTGAAGTACTTGGATATAGACAATCTCCCCAACCACTATACAATAATCAACAAAATGGTTATGCACAACACTACGCCATGCAACACTCACCACAACTACATAgacaaaatattccaaatgatGTTCCACAACATGTAAGACAAAATATTCCAGGTACACACCCGCCACTTCACAGACAAAGTTCTGCAAATGATTCGCAATACTATAGACAGCATCCTCAACCTATTAGACAAAACTCACAAGAAGATAATCCTCAAATCAACAGATCAAATTCACAAGCTGATCAGCCACAGCTTAATAGGCAAAATGATTCCCATAATAGACCCGTCTATCCTGTGGAAATGTATCAAGATACTTCTCACAATCAGTATCATTATCAAAATGGACTTGATGAACAACAATATGTTACTAACGCCACTCAGTATTCAAATCCTACTTCAAAACAATCGCCATATCAAACCATCCCGCCAAATTCCGCTGCTTATGCTGCTTATTACAGCTACAATAACAATAAATCTCCACAGTATGCTCACGCTGTTCGTCAAGGTCAATCTAGAGTAACAAATCCTAGTCCTATGAATTGTCATACTCCTTATCAGTCTCCTCCCGTGCCTCAAAACTACAGTCAACTTCCATACCGAAACGGCTACGACCAATATTATCAAAGAGTACCTCCAGAAAATTACTCCCGATATCCTAATGATTCGTATCCCCAAAGTTCACCCTATCAAAGAGTTCCTCAACCTGCAGAACAAAGGATGTCTCAACCCTCagatcaattaaatatttatcagaGGGTTTCAAATGATTACGACGCACAAAACTCTACATATCAAAGGGTACCAATGGATGTTTACCAAAGGATACCACCTTATCATCCCGAAGATGTACATAAGATGTCGCCATATCAGCCTGTGCCGCAAgctaaaaatttaaagaaaactgTTAGTTTCGAAGCTGGCACTAAAGGAGCAGAATCTCCAACACCTTGGGCAGTCGTTACTCCAATTATAGTGAATAATGCGAACAATAGTGTACCTACGGACAAAACTAAGTGTAATTTATGCAGAAAAAAGAATGTAGTAGCATCGAATTTGTATTGTCAGGATTGTGAGTTTTACATGTCGAGGTTTAAACCGAAAAGttaacatttatttatgaattgtaCATAGGCCTGtgaattttgttgtaaaatgtgATATTCTGTTCAAATGTTACAAagttttatataagttttttttataaatgtttaatgCATATAAACAGATCTCAAATTTTAGCtcacaattgaaatttttatgcaTTATATGACATAATTTTAGTACATATCTACCTTTTATTCTTTGTATTAGTAAATATCTTCAATGAATtatgtgtttttattataaaaaactgcCACTTTCATTCTTTAACCATAAGGCAAGACGAAAATTGGGACACGTATAGCACGCGTGAGTTGACGCAGCACAGCACGTAGTTTTATAATCTACAAGATTGAAAACATCTACGCAAATTGATAACGCAGTGCGTCAGTTCACAGACGTGTCTGGCTGTAGTTCACACACAATTTTCTGTGCACACAGGTGGGTTACTAGCAAATGTTTATAAACCTTGCTTCAcacatcataaaatataaaatacggTGTGGTGATTGCAGTGATTCGCCGTTTGAGAAAACAAAGTACTTTATTCAACTTAACTcaaacttaaattaaaaaaagtcaaTGTCTCTTCTTATGCGTTTTCGTTCTTGTATTCACGCATTCTTCGCTCCTGCCATCTCACGAGTGTACAGAGATTCTTCAGTAGCATTGAAATCATAGGTCGCCTACTATTAGGCAACCAAAAGTGGACTGTATCTGTGTAAACTACTACGACGGCGAATCACTAAGTACGGACATGCCAGCACCCTTGGAAGGCCATAGACTTTCAAAATACACAAATAATAAATCCTTCGTTTAACGATCAAACAGTACTTTAACAAAATTAGTATTCATAAATTGGGAGAACACAAAGTCGTTGTACAGCGCGCATCGAGAGTCCTAACTGCGTACACACTGTCACAGTTCGAACTAAATCATCACTGTTCTTGTGAAGCTCGACGACCATACCAAGTTTCCATTATAATGGAGGGCATTTGTCATCAAAAAGTAGAACCAAGCTGTTTTGCTGGATGGTATCGCGGGACCTGGTCTGCCATCTTGACCGCTGTTGAGGTAGTCTTTGGATCATTGTTTCCAGAATAACTGCACTGTTTTTTGTAAGACCTGAAGCTGCTTAAAACGGTGGAGTcccaccacacgtaccccaaaaGGGAAGTGCATATCGGAGATTCGACTAAGGGAATAATAGACTGTTAACgagttaagttaagttaagttCAGTTCTTTTGAAACTGATCTCAGAGCAAAGCAGgcgaaacttaattttttagatgaggcggcaatatgtaactcccattccAAGGACTTGTCctcaacaagccctaagaattttacagattcaacgacatCAAttgtggtgttatttaataaataaagctataatatatttttgtatgataAACCTTTGGTTTGAGATATGTTGAGACAGAGATTAgaatattttaccactgatgtctacataagcgatgtcgtttataaacagaagaaaaacaatagggcctagtactgagcttttaggcactccacattctattggcttgcaagatgacatcgttgtatcaacccttacaagctaaCTTATATTGGTAAGGTTTGACtcaaaccatgcgagaggtgatCCCTTGAAACTGTAGTGATGCAATTTgctgattaaaatattatgattaacataatcgaaagccttagaaaaatcacaaaaagctattgcagtggagtgatggctgtttaggctaaggtagacattatttaggagggagaatTTAGCATCACTTGTGCATTTgctacttaaaaacccaaatttatgggtagtattttatatttaaacagaaatgatgaaaacctctttttgaccaatctttctatgatcttagataacgtgggaaggagtgcaattgggcgataattcgatgcttgattatTGTCTCCTCCTTTTTGCAGAAGTATAATTATAGGTCTTAAGGCAACATATTCTTCATGATATCGATATGTATGATGTCGAATACAGGAGTTGAAAATTACAATACGAACGAATCAGTCCAGATTTTAGATATTCCGCGTTATAGAAGTCCGGATTTACGATGTTCAACTGTACAATGAAATTGAATCAGAAAATGTGAAACATTTTGCTTAAGATGATAAATAAATCCAATGTTTTTCCCTACCATACAAGGTGCATAGTCTGTTACacaaactattttttgtaagtcaatattaatttcattaaatacagtatcaaattctttaaaaatatcaagaCCGGTAAACTTCCCTTTCAACGTTATTAGTTTCATTAACTCTTCTTTCATCATATTTCCTGACTTATATAGAGCAGAAACTGCTAAAAATTGTGCATAACTATTTAGATCATTGATATCATCTAAAGCAGTTGAATACATTTAAGTCGCTATGTATTTgcgaagaaatatttttttctaatcctATTAGTCGATCCTTAATTGTATTGCAACTTATAGGTAACTCATTTATACGCTTTGTGatcaagtttttttcttttaaatcagcaaAGAGGGAGCGCTACATTCTAAGAGCGTCTTTTATAAATTCTCCTTCTGAAAGAGGTTTCCCATGACTAGCAATGTAATTCGGAATTTGAAAACCAGCAGCCAAAACACTGCTTTGgtaaatattctcatttttcttttgcaAAAAATAAGCTTTTCTTTCTTCATCTGTTAACATGCTGAGATAAGAATGCAACTTCTCAAAGTGTATTTTTACATTATATGTACGtgaagttattttttcattacaaattacGTCATAGTGCAGgggtaaatataaatatttatttttagaataataaataatttgagaaagACTTTTCTCATAAACTTACTTGAtgtacatattacatataatacacatcaattttgacaaaattcttGTTAGTTCAGCACTGGTACATCCCCCGCTCTGCGATGCAACGAACATGCATGCGCaggtgggtgattccgttctaactgtgattttttgtattcaaaatttcaagattttgaaatttaacttttctaacttttttatgcatattattcatctattttactgtaaaaataaaactctaagaggaatttactacaacttcaaagtatcacgagcaagacacaaatgtcggattttgagttccacggtactgactcatttatccacggtactgacatggtaacttaagatattaaacaacaagtgcatcaattttcctcagtttgatcataaacattagaatttataaggtaattagtttaaatcatttgttacgacaaaaaaaattaataatttatcggtaaattctaggaatggacatgacacggtactgacatggtaacttaagatattaaacaacaagtgcatcaattttcctcagtttgatcataaacattagaatttataaggtaattagtttaaatcatttgttacgacaaaaaaaattaataatttatcggtaaattctaggaatggacatgacacggtactgacatggtaacttaagatattaaacaacaagtgcatcaattttcctcagtttgatcataaacattagaatttataaggtaattagtttaaatcatttgttacgacaaaaaaaattaataatttatcggtaaattctaggaatggacatgacacggtactgacatggtaacttaagatattaaacaacaagtgcatcaattttcctcagtttgatcataaacattagaatttataaggtaattagtttaaaccatttgttacgacaaaaaaaattaataatttatcggtaaattctaggaatggacatgacacggtactgacattcaagtgatgtagtataagttttctttaagtggcaagttatattgtataaaaataatgtttaaatatcttaattattcaattaacacaaaatttttataaattgattattaattaatgactagtacaaaaaaacaatacaggacattgaatatcacagttagaacggaatcacccaggTAGAGTAATacgatagaaataaaaaatcaggtAGCCAATGTCCAGTTGGAAATATTCTTGTATAAATTCGattatagatataaatattccagAGGTAATTGGGCCGGGACCACCTCGGATACCGGAAAAATCGAAGGTTAAGTTCATTTATGGTAAAAAATACGTGAAACCCCGTGAAAGGTTACCAAACTGGTTTATTGGAAGCAAAAACATATAATAATCACAATTACAGATCTGTAAGTAAGTGATAAcagattatttcttaaaaaagtcTTTGATCTTCTTCTGAAATAACTTCTTCCCTCGCTTAGACGATGCAATGTTGCGCCAAGGCTGTATAGACAGGATGTCGTGTGGCGTACACTCTTCTTGTTGCTCTATGAAAGCGAGTGCAGCGTCGATCGCACGTCGGTACATGATGTTTTGTGAGTTATATCGTCATCTTCTTTACTGTCCTTAGCACCGGTTACTATCTACTAATCTCCATCTAAACATCTTGATTGCACCAATCACGAATGTATTCGCTGTTAATTTGATCTTCAACGAGTAACGCTTTTAAATAGTAAAATTGTATTGTACAAAAGGCTATTCATAATTATATGTATGGTCGTTAGAGTCACATCGATATAAAATACGCGCAAATGGAATTAAGTGTCTAAGGAACACTTGGAGTCAATTAACTATGATGTGGGTCCCCATTAGGATAGTGTACCATAAAtcttaatgaatacaataatcCTTAAGTAAGATAGCTAAGTATCACCCAATCAG belongs to Diorhabda carinulata isolate Delta chromosome X, icDioCari1.1, whole genome shotgun sequence and includes:
- the LOC130901290 gene encoding uncharacterized protein LOC130901290 isoform X5 encodes the protein MSESCIFCALKELFSQLQFSTETALPPDTLRRALAESFFDQNRFQLGFMDDAAECFENMLLRIHMHIAQGEAEDMCNARHCIPHQKFAMTLVEQSVCAACGATSEPLSYTQMVHYVSTSTLVYQVRANGGRGNSEPFGQLLRKAGNMGDVRTCPSACGAVIQIGRTLMNRPEIVSIGLVWNSERPTLEHIMEVFSTIGTSLRLGDVFNTVVDSRWADVSVHNLVGVVTYYGKHYSTFFFHTKLRVWIYFDDATVREVGPRWEQVVEKCRKGRYQPLLLLYALPDGTPVNTENAPKQITPMQNDKVNKKPPQSLIRRSVTPSPEKPVIGTTRRAITPNPDGSSINQKPPLPRPYNDYQNLAVIQNNISQHQDVDVVDGCINKKDPEYVSRKTLDFGKPQIHRTLSNGSSSGMEGINIPDHLNVPRRRDSGNWSGDRNSASSSSSTTMENPYLYLVGKVPSNGGSVPGSPTRTKTDYSSSSSGIYDAGYDSYSLSSNDSSTVTTLQHLMKMGHLAKIPEDYNNMSLNQNSPSCDVLCDEADELLIKSRQLEDEHDLVLALALCNAAATKARAAMNAPYNNPQTLTLARMKHNTCIMRARSLHRRMTQVPNPTSKDAQPEIRHTREGSSSSGRHSRQNSRDKSNHSRQNSKEILIPEKEKTQSTKSIEIYATLPKKKDALKAKLSNTSVEDEEYMLYDKPPVRESRFIFSRNKNKDQKGKEKRSRSEDRNKLSRGDFSIAPEIVTGKDTLKKAKEKEEKEKDKDGKSKKQHKIRRKLLMGGLIKRKNRSMPDLTDTNSVEDNSVKPATVTVDDSSLCLKGSLENPPSINGYLSEGHLEFTGNNPNPNLERSKLMRKSFHGSAGKILTMAKVPPPPPLRTTSQLSTSKLNGSEVGEENQQPQNRYYQQDYRYQAPVSLPYYKDESFSDESFSTSCNTVITTADVHHEGNSMNSSGIDEVDCLPATHTTVQTFDLPPYPSPMGSVVHSRQASEEFPPPPSPLDLSALDEHLQQIAQPSTLLMQLQNKRQQILSQESDIHKISIAPKSSGETWLKELQAKQAALRNKRNQADTINEGTDVVNTQRYPQGDNKQSVKDLASRFEVQELKQTLKHDPVKNDNNGVLSMKKREELETIAPEQIAEELREVEMLNAVVHKTLNQTSDISINDDSRRRLPKKKSVSFCDQVILVATADEQEDDSFIPNPILERVLRTAMNKPETAAIRQEIMSLKENETKKEEAASQNQPMYVKRADVAKQVPEVLGYRQSPQPLYNNQQNGYAQHYAMQHSPQLHRQNIPNDVPQHVRQNIPGTHPPLHRQSSANDSQYYRQHPQPIRQNSQEDNPQINRSNSQADQPQLNRQNDSHNRPVYPVEMYQDTSHNQYHYQNGLDEQQYVTNATQYSNPTSKQSPYQTIPPNSAAYAAYYSYNNNKSPQYAHAVRQGQSRVTNPSPMNCHTPYQSPPVPQNYSQLPYRNGYDQYYQRVPPENYSRYPNDSYPQSSPYQRVPQPAEQRMSQPSDQLNIYQRVSNDYDAQNSTYQRVPMDVYQRIPPYHPEDVHKMSPYQPVPQAKNLKKTVSFEAGTKGAESPTPWAVVTPIIVNNANNSVPTDKTKCNLCRKKNVVASNLYCQDCEFYMSRFKPKS
- the LOC130901290 gene encoding uncharacterized protein LOC130901290 isoform X4 translates to MTKGRTHRAKALYQVSKVLWHLDIFRRSFRDLSGHACMSESCIFCALKELFSQLQFSTETALPPDTLRRALAESFFDQNRFQLGFMDDAAECFENMLLRIHMHIAQGEAEDMCNARHCIPHQKFAMTLVEQSVCAACGATSEPLSYTQMVHYVSTSTLVYQVRANGGRGNSEPFGQLLRKAGNMGDVRTCPSACGAVIQIGRTLMNRPEIVSIGLVWNSERPTLEHIMEVFSTIGTSLRLGDVFNTVVDSRWADVSVHNLVGVVTYYGKHYSTFFFHTKLRVWIYFDDATVREVGPRWEQVVEKCRKGRYQPLLLLYALPDGTPVNTENAPKQITPMQNDKVNKKPPQSLIRRSVTPSPEKPVIGTTRRAITPNPDGSSINQKPPLPRPYNDYQNLAVIQNNISQHQDVDVVDGCINKKDPEYVSRKTLDFGKPQIHRTLSNGSSSGMEGINIPDHLNVPRRRDSGNWSGDRNSASSSSSTTMENPYLYLVGKVPSNGGSVPGSPTRTKTDYSSSSSGIYDAGYDSYSLSSNDSSTVTTLQHLMKMGHLAKIPEDYNNMSLNQNSPSCDVLCDEADELLIKSRQLEDEHDLVLALALCNAAATKARAAMNAPYNNPQTLTLARMKHNTCIMRARSLHRRMTQVPNPTSKDAQPEIRHTREGSSSSGRHSRQNSRDKSNHSRQNSKEILIPEKEKTQSTKSIEIYATLPKKKDALKAKLSNTSVEDEEYMLYDKPPVRESRFIFSRNKNKDQKGKEKRSRSEDRNKLSRGDFSIAPEIVTGKDTLKKAKEKEEKEKDKDGKSKKQHKIRRKLLMGGLIKRKNRSMPDLTDTNSVEDNSVKPATVTVDDSSLCLKGSLENPPSINGYLSEGHLEFTGNNPNPNLERSKLMRKSFHGSAGKILTMAKVPPPPPLRTTSQLSTSKLNGSEVGEENQQPQNRYYQQDYRYQAPVSLPYYKDESFSDESFSTSCNTVITTADVHHEGNSMNSSGIDEVDCLPATHTTVQTFDLPPYPSPMGSVVHSRQASEEFPPPPSPLDLSALDEHLQQIAQPSTLLMQLQNKRQQILSQESDIHKISIAPKSSGETWLKELQAKQAALRNKRNQADTINEGTDVVNTQRYPQGDNKQSVKDLASRFEVQELKQTLKHDPVKNDNNGVLSMKKREELETIAPEQIAEELREVEMLNAVVHKTLNQTSDISINDDSRRRLPKKKSVSFCDQVILVATADEQEDDSFIPNPILERVLRTAMNKPETAAIRQEIMSLKENETKKEEAASQNQPMYVKRADVAKQVPEVLGYRQSPQPLYNNQQNGYAQHYAMQHSPQLHRQNIPNDVPQHVRQNIPGTHPPLHRQSSANDSQYYRQHPQPIRQNSQEDNPQINRSNSQADQPQLNRQNDSHNRPVYPVEMYQDTSHNQYHYQNGLDEQQYVTNATQYSNPTSKQSPYQTIPPNSAAYAAYYSYNNNKSPQYAHAVRQGQSRVTNPSPMNCHTPYQSPPVPQNYSQLPYRNGYDQYYQRVPPENYSRYPNDSYPQSSPYQRVPQPAEQRMSQPSDQLNIYQRVSNDYDAQNSTYQRVPMDVYQRIPPYHPEDVHKMSPYQPVPQAKNLKKTVSFEAGTKGAESPTPWAVVTPIIVNNANNSVPTDKTKCNLCRKKNVVASNLYCQDCEFYMSRFKPKS